From the genome of Lineus longissimus chromosome 8, tnLinLong1.2, whole genome shotgun sequence, one region includes:
- the LOC135492768 gene encoding uncharacterized protein LOC135492768, whose amino-acid sequence MFAIPMFQVVALRHNRRAENFIRTPAYSGEPIERHMRLNQEQFDHLVDYFHGWRQANHQGNGQVNASTSSRRMKTFLHYLASGGFHRQVGYAVGYAKPTAILHVTEVSDFFFDIAARHISFPEQDEFDQLAQPLVDIDGVERQVILFIDGVIVKIQKPDRAGDAYYCGRPGKCCDSINVQYVVDRFGRVRHVISGVPGSTHDKTAAEWSRELFDFLDQLPEEYVMLGDPAYRNLHRSVLITFTGNNLRQEQLDFNNRCTRLRQIVERSIGCTELIWRINQLKENRYAAKYGPVFPSKCTVATCVLHNLYTNFLA is encoded by the coding sequence ATGTTTGCGATTCCTATGTTTCAAGTTGTTGCCCTAAGACATAATAGAAGAGCAGAGAACTTTATTCGAACGCCTGCCTACAGTGGAGAACCGATTGAGCGGCATATGAGGCTCAACCAAGAACAATTTGATCACcttgttgattattttcatggatGGAGGCAGGCTAATCACCAGGGGAATGGCCAAGTCAACGCAAGTACATCTTCAAGAAGAATGAAAACTTTTTTGCACTACCTCGCTTCAGGAGGCTTTCACAGACAGGTCGGTTATGCTGTTGGTTATGCTAAGCCAACTGCAATATTACATGTGACTGAGGTTTCTGACTTTTTCTTTGACATAGCTGCGCGTCATATTTCATTCCCTGAGCAGGATGAGTTTGATCAACTGGCCCAGCCTCTGGTTGATATCGACGGAGTTGAGCGGCAAGTGATTCTTTTCATAGACGGCGTTATTGTGAAAATCCAAAAGCCTGATAGGGCTGGTGATGCGTATTACTGTGGGAGGCCGGGGAAATGTTGCGACTCCATCAACGTGCAGTACGTTGTAGATCGATTTGGCAGGGTAAGACACGTTATAAGCGGAGTACCTGGATCGACGCACGACAAAACAGCGGCCGAGTGGTCTCGAGAATTGTTCGACTTCCTTGATCAACTTCCAGAGGAGTATGTTATGCTTGGTGATCCTGCCTACAGGAACCTGCACCGATCTGTGCTGATTACTTTTACGGGAAATAATCTTCGACAGGAACAACTAGATTTTAACAACAGATGCACTCGACTCCGTCAAATAGTTGAGAGGTCTATCGGATGTACTGAACTGATATGGAGGATCAATCAGCTAAAAGAGAATAGGTACGCTGCGAAATATGGCCctgtttttccatcaaaatgcaCTGTAGCAACATGCGTGTTACACAACCTTTACACCAATTTCTTGGCTTGA